CACCGGCACCGTAAACGCCGGTCGAGACCGTTGACGCGTGACGAGATTCGGCAGCTGCTCGACCGCACGCGCCCGGGCCGGTTTCGAATTCTGTTCGCGCTGATCTATGGCAGCGGCCTCAGGCTCGGTGAGGCCTGTCGGCTCAAGACCGCAGATGTGGATTTCCATAGCTATAAAGTCTATATCCGCGACGGCAAGGGTGGTCGCCACCGCGAGACGGTTCTTTCCCGTACTCTGGCCCCTGACCTCAAGAACTATATTGCTGACCGCCGGCCCGGCCCATGGCTATTTCCCTCGAGCCGCACCACCTATGAAGCGGGCACACTTTTTCCTGTTCCGAAATGCACACAGGCCATTTCAACGCGCTCGGTGCATCGCGAATTCGACATCGCGCGCGGCAGACTCAACCTCGCCGGCCTCGTGACCGTGCATTCACTGCGCCACTCATTCGCAACGCACCTCGTTGAACTCAGCATGCCGGTGTTTTCGGTGCAGCGCCTGCTCGGTCACCAGTACTTGAGTACAACATTAGGTTACCTTTCGTCAATGGAAGCGCCGGTTATTCGCGACTTTAGCCCTCTTGACCGTCTGCGCGGCGAGCATCGCGCACCTGAATAAGCTGCGCGACCACACTCACTGCGATTTCAGCAGGTTCGCTTTTGCCCAACGGCAGACCGATCGGGCAGGTGAATAGATCCGCCTGATGAG
The sequence above is a segment of the Turneriella parva DSM 21527 genome. Coding sequences within it:
- a CDS encoding tyrosine-type recombinase/integrase; its protein translation is MRHNMTKAEFLARDSGRAYSAMMRLTGLRPVTINNYARRVSVVASALRKLPEDLTSDDAEEFIRRAAATGVSNINAATTCVALKFYISRTLKKPWHLTLFPRVHRHRKRRSRPLTRDEIRQLLDRTRPGRFRILFALIYGSGLRLGEACRLKTADVDFHSYKVYIRDGKGGRHRETVLSRTLAPDLKNYIADRRPGPWLFPSSRTTYEAGTLFPVPKCTQAISTRSVHREFDIARGRLNLAGLVTVHSLRHSFATHLVELSMPVFSVQRLLGHQYLSTTLGYLSSMEAPVIRDFSPLDRLRGEHRAPE